A stretch of the Vitis riparia cultivar Riparia Gloire de Montpellier isolate 1030 chromosome 13, EGFV_Vit.rip_1.0, whole genome shotgun sequence genome encodes the following:
- the LOC117928095 gene encoding aminodeoxychorismate synthase, chloroplastic-like isoform X3, with protein MKFTSCSSSSELMFPSFEGLQCTNLNAVISKHILKVKKNNVKVSNCYAKRLFISSHLMPGHLEGLHTGKKQLEDAGQKLEFVRTLLIDNYDSYTYNIYQELSIINGLPPVVVHNDDLGWKEVCHYLYEENAFDNIVISPGPGSPACSADIGICLQLLLECRDIPILGVCLGHQALGYVHGARVVHASEPIHGRLSEIEHNGCRLFHNIPSGKNSGFKVVRYHSLVVDAESLPNELIPIAWTSSSDLLSYLETQKSDIVLEAYESQKGQKSSFDSFSSKLKNGTSWPSRHTERMGNSKVLMGIMHSTRPHYGLQFHPESIGTSFGRQIFKNFREMTQDYWLRSRSSVVSERKARHAGLPFRGIPKRKQLVNDVDARKSFGMLNLLNLSVPSSGFTFLKLKWRKFNHLASEVGGARNIFCKLFGDHKAENTFWLDSSSTEKRARFSFMGGKGGSLWKQVTFKLSHERRGGNLLIEDGQGCIRSIFLEDGFLDFLNKELLSLRYEEKDYEGLPFDFHGGYVGYIGYNLKVECGMASNHHKSSTPDACFFFADNLIVIDHHYDDVYIMSLHEGQTATTQWLDDTEQKLLGLKASAAKKFKVESPQPVTHSPSKAGFFAEKSREQYMKDVEKCLKLIKDGESYELCLTTQIRKRIGQIDYLGLYLNLREKNPAPYAAWLNFSKENLCICCSSPERFLQLDGNGILEAKPIKGTIARGLTKEEDEHLKLQLQYSEKDQAENLMIVDLLRNDLGRVCEPGSIHVPCLMDVESYATVHTMVSTIRGKKQSKMSPVDCVRAAFPGGSMTGAPKLRSMELLDSIENSSRGIYSGSIGFFSYNQTFDLNIVIRTIVIHEGEASVGGGGAIVALSNPESEYEEMILKTRAPVNTVLEFQKESVSNQVK; from the exons atgaaatttactTCATGCTCATCATCTTCTGAGCTCATGTTTCCCTCTTTTGAGGGTTTACAATGTACAAACCTGAATGCAGTCATATCCAAACATATACTAAAGgtcaagaaaaataatgttaaagTATCTAATTGTTATGCCAAAAGGCTGTTCATTTCTAGCCATTTAATGCCTGGACACTTAGAAGGTTTGCATACAGGAAAGAAACAGCTAGAAGATGCAggtcagaaattggaatttgtgAGGACATTGTTGATTGACAACTATGATAGTTATACATACAATATTTACCAAGAGTTATCCATCATTAATGGAT TGCCTCCAGTTGTGGTCCACAATGATGATTTGGGATGGAAAGAAGTTTGCCATTATTTATACGAAGAAAATGCCTTTGATAATATTGTTATATCTCCTGGACCTGGTTCTCCAGCATGCTCGGCAGATATAG GAATATGCCTTCAGCTACTGCTTGAGTGCAGGGATATCCCTATTTTGGGTGTTTGTCTTGGACACCAG GCTTTGGGATATGTGCATGGCGCTCGAGTTGTCCATGCATCTGAACCAATTCATGGACGCTTGAG TGAGATTGAGCATAATGGGTGCAGGCTGTTTCACAACATTCCTTCTGGCAAGAATTCTGGATTCAAG GTGGTTCGGTATCATTCCCTTGTTGTAGATGCTGAATCACTTCCAAATGAACTTATTCCTATTGCATGGACATCTTCTAGCGACTTACTTTCTTATCTTGAGACCCAGAAGTCTGATATTGTTCTTGAGGCTTATGAGAGTCAGAAAGGGCAAAAATCCTCCTTCGATTCTTTCTCATCAAAATTAAAGAATGGAACTTCTTGGCCGTCCAGGCATACTGAACGCATGGGAAACAGTAAAGTCCTCATGGGTATCATGCACTCTACCAGGCCTCATTATGGTTTGCAG TTTCATCCTGAGAGCATTGGGACCAGTTTTGGAAGGCAAATATTCAAGAACTTCAGAGAGATGACCCAGGATTATTGGCTGAGGTCAAGATCATCAGTTGTTAGTGAGAGAAAG GCACGTCATGCAGGTCTACCATTCAGAGGGATTCCCAAACGTAAGCAATTAGTAAATGATGTAGATGCCAGAAAGTCTTTTGGCATGTTGAATTTGCTAAATCTTTCAGTTCCAAGCAGTGGTTTTACATTTCTGAAATTGAAATGGAGGAAATTCAATCACTTGGCTAGTGAAGTTGGTGGAGCGAGAAATATATTTTGCAAACTCTTTGGAGATCACAAGGCTGAAAACACCTTTTGGCTGGACAGTTCCTCCACAGAAAAG AGGGCACGCTTTTCATTCATGGGAGGTAAAGGTGGATCTCTCTGGAAGCAGGTTACGTTTAAGTTGTCACACGAAAG AAGGGGAGGTAACCTGTTGATTGAAGATGGTCAAGGCTGTATCAGAAGCATATTTTTGGAAGATGGTTTCTTAGATTTTTTGAACAAG GAGCTCTTATCATTACGTTACGAGGAAAAGGACTATGAAGGACTACCATTCGACTTTCATGGTGGATATGTTGGGTACATTGG GTACAACCTTAAAGTCGAATGTGGCATGGCATCGAACCATCACAAATCAAGCACACCAGATGCTTGCTTCTTCTTTGCAGATAATCTTATAGTCATTGATCATCATTATGATGATGTATATATTATGTCCTTACATGAAGGACAGACTGCTACAACACAGTGGTTGGATGATACTGAGCAAAAACTTCTAGGTTTAAAAGCTTCTGCTGCAAAAAAATTCAAGGTGGAGAGTCCACAGCCTGTGACGCATTCCCCATCTAAAGCAGGTTTTTTTGCTGAGAAATCTAGAGAACAGTATATGAAAGATGTTGAGAAGTGTCTTAAGTTAATTAAAGATGGAGAAAGTTATGAATTGTGTCTTACAACtcaaataagaaagagaatTGGGCAAATAGATTACTTGGGACTTTATCTTAACCTTAGAGAAAAAAATCCAGCACCATATGCAGCCTGGCTTAATTTTTCGAAGGAAAACCTGTGCATCTGCTGTTCTTCACCAGAGAGGTTTCTACAGCTGGATGGAAATGGTATTTTAGAAGCAAAGCCCATCAAGGGTACTATTGCTCGTGGTTTGACGAAAGAGGAAGATGAACACCTCAAATTGCAACTACAATACAG TGAAAAAGATCAGGCTGAAAATCTGATGATCGTTGATCTTCTAAGAAATGACCTTGGTCGTGTCTGTGAACCTGGATCTATTCATGTTCCTTGTCTTATGGATGTGGAATCATATGCAACTGTTCATACCATGGTGAGTACCATTCGAGGAAAAAAGCAATCCAAGATGAGCCCAGTCGATTGTGTCAGAGCAGCCTTCCCAGGTGGATCAATGACAGGTGCCCCGAAGTTAAGATCAATGGAACTTCTTGATTCTATTGAAAATAGTTCTAGAGGTATCTACTCTGGCTCCATTGGGTTTTTCTCATACAACCAGACATTTGATCTCAACATTGTGATAAGAACGATTGTCATACATGAGGGTGAAGCTTCGGTAGGTGGAGGAGGGGCTATTGTTGCTTTGTCGAATCCTGAGAGTGAGTATGAAGAAATGATTCTTAAAACACGTGCCCCAGTAAATACTGTTCttgaatttcaaaaagaatCAGTATCAAATCAAGTAAAATAG
- the LOC117928095 gene encoding aminodeoxychorismate synthase, chloroplastic-like isoform X6, producing the protein MKFTSCSSSSELMFPSFEGLQCTNLNAVISKHILKVKKNNVKVSNCYAKRLFISSHLMPGHLEGLHTGKKQLEDAGQKLEFVRTLLIDNYDSYTYNIYQELSIINGLPPVVVHNDDLGWKEVCHYLYEENAFDNIVISPGPGSPACSADIGICLQLLLECRDIPILGVCLGHQVLHALGYVHGARVVHASEPIHGRLSEIEHNGCRLFHNIPSGKNSGFKVVRYHSLVVDAESLPNELIPIAWTSSSDLLSYLETQKSDIVLEAYESQKGQKSSFDSFSSKLKNGTSWPSRHTERMGNSKVLMGIMHSTRPHYGLQFHPESIGTSFGRQIFKNFREMTQDYWLRSRSSVVSERKRARFSFMGGKGGSLWKQVTFKLSHERRGGNLLIEDGQGCIRSIFLEDGFLDFLNKELLSLRYEEKDYEGLPFDFHGGYVGYIGYNLKVECGMASNHHKSSTPDACFFFADNLIVIDHHYDDVYIMSLHEGQTATTQWLDDTEQKLLGLKASAAKKFKVESPQPVTHSPSKAGFFAEKSREQYMKDVEKCLKLIKDGESYELCLTTQIRKRIGQIDYLGLYLNLREKNPAPYAAWLNFSKENLCICCSSPERFLQLDGNGILEAKPIKGTIARGLTKEEDEHLKLQLQYSEKDQAENLMIVDLLRNDLGRVCEPGSIHVPCLMDVESYATVHTMVSTIRGKKQSKMSPVDCVRAAFPGGSMTGAPKLRSMELLDSIENSSRGIYSGSIGFFSYNQTFDLNIVIRTIVIHEGEASVGGGGAIVALSNPESEYEEMILKTRAPVNTVLEFQKESVSNQVK; encoded by the exons atgaaatttactTCATGCTCATCATCTTCTGAGCTCATGTTTCCCTCTTTTGAGGGTTTACAATGTACAAACCTGAATGCAGTCATATCCAAACATATACTAAAGgtcaagaaaaataatgttaaagTATCTAATTGTTATGCCAAAAGGCTGTTCATTTCTAGCCATTTAATGCCTGGACACTTAGAAGGTTTGCATACAGGAAAGAAACAGCTAGAAGATGCAggtcagaaattggaatttgtgAGGACATTGTTGATTGACAACTATGATAGTTATACATACAATATTTACCAAGAGTTATCCATCATTAATGGAT TGCCTCCAGTTGTGGTCCACAATGATGATTTGGGATGGAAAGAAGTTTGCCATTATTTATACGAAGAAAATGCCTTTGATAATATTGTTATATCTCCTGGACCTGGTTCTCCAGCATGCTCGGCAGATATAG GAATATGCCTTCAGCTACTGCTTGAGTGCAGGGATATCCCTATTTTGGGTGTTTGTCTTGGACACCAGGTACTTCAC GCTTTGGGATATGTGCATGGCGCTCGAGTTGTCCATGCATCTGAACCAATTCATGGACGCTTGAG TGAGATTGAGCATAATGGGTGCAGGCTGTTTCACAACATTCCTTCTGGCAAGAATTCTGGATTCAAG GTGGTTCGGTATCATTCCCTTGTTGTAGATGCTGAATCACTTCCAAATGAACTTATTCCTATTGCATGGACATCTTCTAGCGACTTACTTTCTTATCTTGAGACCCAGAAGTCTGATATTGTTCTTGAGGCTTATGAGAGTCAGAAAGGGCAAAAATCCTCCTTCGATTCTTTCTCATCAAAATTAAAGAATGGAACTTCTTGGCCGTCCAGGCATACTGAACGCATGGGAAACAGTAAAGTCCTCATGGGTATCATGCACTCTACCAGGCCTCATTATGGTTTGCAG TTTCATCCTGAGAGCATTGGGACCAGTTTTGGAAGGCAAATATTCAAGAACTTCAGAGAGATGACCCAGGATTATTGGCTGAGGTCAAGATCATCAGTTGTTAGTGAGAGAAAG AGGGCACGCTTTTCATTCATGGGAGGTAAAGGTGGATCTCTCTGGAAGCAGGTTACGTTTAAGTTGTCACACGAAAG AAGGGGAGGTAACCTGTTGATTGAAGATGGTCAAGGCTGTATCAGAAGCATATTTTTGGAAGATGGTTTCTTAGATTTTTTGAACAAG GAGCTCTTATCATTACGTTACGAGGAAAAGGACTATGAAGGACTACCATTCGACTTTCATGGTGGATATGTTGGGTACATTGG GTACAACCTTAAAGTCGAATGTGGCATGGCATCGAACCATCACAAATCAAGCACACCAGATGCTTGCTTCTTCTTTGCAGATAATCTTATAGTCATTGATCATCATTATGATGATGTATATATTATGTCCTTACATGAAGGACAGACTGCTACAACACAGTGGTTGGATGATACTGAGCAAAAACTTCTAGGTTTAAAAGCTTCTGCTGCAAAAAAATTCAAGGTGGAGAGTCCACAGCCTGTGACGCATTCCCCATCTAAAGCAGGTTTTTTTGCTGAGAAATCTAGAGAACAGTATATGAAAGATGTTGAGAAGTGTCTTAAGTTAATTAAAGATGGAGAAAGTTATGAATTGTGTCTTACAACtcaaataagaaagagaatTGGGCAAATAGATTACTTGGGACTTTATCTTAACCTTAGAGAAAAAAATCCAGCACCATATGCAGCCTGGCTTAATTTTTCGAAGGAAAACCTGTGCATCTGCTGTTCTTCACCAGAGAGGTTTCTACAGCTGGATGGAAATGGTATTTTAGAAGCAAAGCCCATCAAGGGTACTATTGCTCGTGGTTTGACGAAAGAGGAAGATGAACACCTCAAATTGCAACTACAATACAG TGAAAAAGATCAGGCTGAAAATCTGATGATCGTTGATCTTCTAAGAAATGACCTTGGTCGTGTCTGTGAACCTGGATCTATTCATGTTCCTTGTCTTATGGATGTGGAATCATATGCAACTGTTCATACCATGGTGAGTACCATTCGAGGAAAAAAGCAATCCAAGATGAGCCCAGTCGATTGTGTCAGAGCAGCCTTCCCAGGTGGATCAATGACAGGTGCCCCGAAGTTAAGATCAATGGAACTTCTTGATTCTATTGAAAATAGTTCTAGAGGTATCTACTCTGGCTCCATTGGGTTTTTCTCATACAACCAGACATTTGATCTCAACATTGTGATAAGAACGATTGTCATACATGAGGGTGAAGCTTCGGTAGGTGGAGGAGGGGCTATTGTTGCTTTGTCGAATCCTGAGAGTGAGTATGAAGAAATGATTCTTAAAACACGTGCCCCAGTAAATACTGTTCttgaatttcaaaaagaatCAGTATCAAATCAAGTAAAATAG
- the LOC117928095 gene encoding aminodeoxychorismate synthase, chloroplastic-like isoform X2, which produces MKFTSCSSSSELMFPSFEGLQCTNLNAVISKHILKVKKNNVKVSNCYAKRLFISSHLMPGHLEGLHTGKKQLEDAGQKLEFVRTLLIDNYDSYTYNIYQELSIINGLPPVVVHNDDLGWKEVCHYLYEENAFDNIVISPGPGSPACSADIGICLQLLLECRDIPILGVCLGHQVLHALGYVHGARVVHASEPIHGRLSEIEHNGCRLFHNIPSGKNSGFKVVRYHSLVVDAESLPNELIPIAWTSSSDLLSYLETQKSDIVLEAYESQKGQKSSFDSFSSKLKNGTSWPSRHTERMGNSKVLMGIMHSTRPHYGLQFHPESIGTSFGRQIFKNFREMTQDYWLRSRSSVVSERKARHAGLPFRGIPKRKQLVNDVDARKSFGMLNLLNLSVPSSGFTFLKLKWRKFNHLASEVGGARNIFCKLFGDHKAENTFWLDSSSTEKRARFSFMGGKGGSLWKQVTFKLSHERGGNLLIEDGQGCIRSIFLEDGFLDFLNKELLSLRYEEKDYEGLPFDFHGGYVGYIGYNLKVECGMASNHHKSSTPDACFFFADNLIVIDHHYDDVYIMSLHEGQTATTQWLDDTEQKLLGLKASAAKKFKVESPQPVTHSPSKAGFFAEKSREQYMKDVEKCLKLIKDGESYELCLTTQIRKRIGQIDYLGLYLNLREKNPAPYAAWLNFSKENLCICCSSPERFLQLDGNGILEAKPIKGTIARGLTKEEDEHLKLQLQYSEKDQAENLMIVDLLRNDLGRVCEPGSIHVPCLMDVESYATVHTMVSTIRGKKQSKMSPVDCVRAAFPGGSMTGAPKLRSMELLDSIENSSRGIYSGSIGFFSYNQTFDLNIVIRTIVIHEGEASVGGGGAIVALSNPESEYEEMILKTRAPVNTVLEFQKESVSNQVK; this is translated from the exons atgaaatttactTCATGCTCATCATCTTCTGAGCTCATGTTTCCCTCTTTTGAGGGTTTACAATGTACAAACCTGAATGCAGTCATATCCAAACATATACTAAAGgtcaagaaaaataatgttaaagTATCTAATTGTTATGCCAAAAGGCTGTTCATTTCTAGCCATTTAATGCCTGGACACTTAGAAGGTTTGCATACAGGAAAGAAACAGCTAGAAGATGCAggtcagaaattggaatttgtgAGGACATTGTTGATTGACAACTATGATAGTTATACATACAATATTTACCAAGAGTTATCCATCATTAATGGAT TGCCTCCAGTTGTGGTCCACAATGATGATTTGGGATGGAAAGAAGTTTGCCATTATTTATACGAAGAAAATGCCTTTGATAATATTGTTATATCTCCTGGACCTGGTTCTCCAGCATGCTCGGCAGATATAG GAATATGCCTTCAGCTACTGCTTGAGTGCAGGGATATCCCTATTTTGGGTGTTTGTCTTGGACACCAGGTACTTCAC GCTTTGGGATATGTGCATGGCGCTCGAGTTGTCCATGCATCTGAACCAATTCATGGACGCTTGAG TGAGATTGAGCATAATGGGTGCAGGCTGTTTCACAACATTCCTTCTGGCAAGAATTCTGGATTCAAG GTGGTTCGGTATCATTCCCTTGTTGTAGATGCTGAATCACTTCCAAATGAACTTATTCCTATTGCATGGACATCTTCTAGCGACTTACTTTCTTATCTTGAGACCCAGAAGTCTGATATTGTTCTTGAGGCTTATGAGAGTCAGAAAGGGCAAAAATCCTCCTTCGATTCTTTCTCATCAAAATTAAAGAATGGAACTTCTTGGCCGTCCAGGCATACTGAACGCATGGGAAACAGTAAAGTCCTCATGGGTATCATGCACTCTACCAGGCCTCATTATGGTTTGCAG TTTCATCCTGAGAGCATTGGGACCAGTTTTGGAAGGCAAATATTCAAGAACTTCAGAGAGATGACCCAGGATTATTGGCTGAGGTCAAGATCATCAGTTGTTAGTGAGAGAAAG GCACGTCATGCAGGTCTACCATTCAGAGGGATTCCCAAACGTAAGCAATTAGTAAATGATGTAGATGCCAGAAAGTCTTTTGGCATGTTGAATTTGCTAAATCTTTCAGTTCCAAGCAGTGGTTTTACATTTCTGAAATTGAAATGGAGGAAATTCAATCACTTGGCTAGTGAAGTTGGTGGAGCGAGAAATATATTTTGCAAACTCTTTGGAGATCACAAGGCTGAAAACACCTTTTGGCTGGACAGTTCCTCCACAGAAAAG AGGGCACGCTTTTCATTCATGGGAGGTAAAGGTGGATCTCTCTGGAAGCAGGTTACGTTTAAGTTGTCACACGAAAG GGGAGGTAACCTGTTGATTGAAGATGGTCAAGGCTGTATCAGAAGCATATTTTTGGAAGATGGTTTCTTAGATTTTTTGAACAAG GAGCTCTTATCATTACGTTACGAGGAAAAGGACTATGAAGGACTACCATTCGACTTTCATGGTGGATATGTTGGGTACATTGG GTACAACCTTAAAGTCGAATGTGGCATGGCATCGAACCATCACAAATCAAGCACACCAGATGCTTGCTTCTTCTTTGCAGATAATCTTATAGTCATTGATCATCATTATGATGATGTATATATTATGTCCTTACATGAAGGACAGACTGCTACAACACAGTGGTTGGATGATACTGAGCAAAAACTTCTAGGTTTAAAAGCTTCTGCTGCAAAAAAATTCAAGGTGGAGAGTCCACAGCCTGTGACGCATTCCCCATCTAAAGCAGGTTTTTTTGCTGAGAAATCTAGAGAACAGTATATGAAAGATGTTGAGAAGTGTCTTAAGTTAATTAAAGATGGAGAAAGTTATGAATTGTGTCTTACAACtcaaataagaaagagaatTGGGCAAATAGATTACTTGGGACTTTATCTTAACCTTAGAGAAAAAAATCCAGCACCATATGCAGCCTGGCTTAATTTTTCGAAGGAAAACCTGTGCATCTGCTGTTCTTCACCAGAGAGGTTTCTACAGCTGGATGGAAATGGTATTTTAGAAGCAAAGCCCATCAAGGGTACTATTGCTCGTGGTTTGACGAAAGAGGAAGATGAACACCTCAAATTGCAACTACAATACAG TGAAAAAGATCAGGCTGAAAATCTGATGATCGTTGATCTTCTAAGAAATGACCTTGGTCGTGTCTGTGAACCTGGATCTATTCATGTTCCTTGTCTTATGGATGTGGAATCATATGCAACTGTTCATACCATGGTGAGTACCATTCGAGGAAAAAAGCAATCCAAGATGAGCCCAGTCGATTGTGTCAGAGCAGCCTTCCCAGGTGGATCAATGACAGGTGCCCCGAAGTTAAGATCAATGGAACTTCTTGATTCTATTGAAAATAGTTCTAGAGGTATCTACTCTGGCTCCATTGGGTTTTTCTCATACAACCAGACATTTGATCTCAACATTGTGATAAGAACGATTGTCATACATGAGGGTGAAGCTTCGGTAGGTGGAGGAGGGGCTATTGTTGCTTTGTCGAATCCTGAGAGTGAGTATGAAGAAATGATTCTTAAAACACGTGCCCCAGTAAATACTGTTCttgaatttcaaaaagaatCAGTATCAAATCAAGTAAAATAG
- the LOC117928095 gene encoding aminodeoxychorismate synthase, chloroplastic-like isoform X1, translating into MKFTSCSSSSELMFPSFEGLQCTNLNAVISKHILKVKKNNVKVSNCYAKRLFISSHLMPGHLEGLHTGKKQLEDAGQKLEFVRTLLIDNYDSYTYNIYQELSIINGLPPVVVHNDDLGWKEVCHYLYEENAFDNIVISPGPGSPACSADIGICLQLLLECRDIPILGVCLGHQVLHALGYVHGARVVHASEPIHGRLSEIEHNGCRLFHNIPSGKNSGFKVVRYHSLVVDAESLPNELIPIAWTSSSDLLSYLETQKSDIVLEAYESQKGQKSSFDSFSSKLKNGTSWPSRHTERMGNSKVLMGIMHSTRPHYGLQFHPESIGTSFGRQIFKNFREMTQDYWLRSRSSVVSERKARHAGLPFRGIPKRKQLVNDVDARKSFGMLNLLNLSVPSSGFTFLKLKWRKFNHLASEVGGARNIFCKLFGDHKAENTFWLDSSSTEKRARFSFMGGKGGSLWKQVTFKLSHERRGGNLLIEDGQGCIRSIFLEDGFLDFLNKELLSLRYEEKDYEGLPFDFHGGYVGYIGYNLKVECGMASNHHKSSTPDACFFFADNLIVIDHHYDDVYIMSLHEGQTATTQWLDDTEQKLLGLKASAAKKFKVESPQPVTHSPSKAGFFAEKSREQYMKDVEKCLKLIKDGESYELCLTTQIRKRIGQIDYLGLYLNLREKNPAPYAAWLNFSKENLCICCSSPERFLQLDGNGILEAKPIKGTIARGLTKEEDEHLKLQLQYSEKDQAENLMIVDLLRNDLGRVCEPGSIHVPCLMDVESYATVHTMVSTIRGKKQSKMSPVDCVRAAFPGGSMTGAPKLRSMELLDSIENSSRGIYSGSIGFFSYNQTFDLNIVIRTIVIHEGEASVGGGGAIVALSNPESEYEEMILKTRAPVNTVLEFQKESVSNQVK; encoded by the exons atgaaatttactTCATGCTCATCATCTTCTGAGCTCATGTTTCCCTCTTTTGAGGGTTTACAATGTACAAACCTGAATGCAGTCATATCCAAACATATACTAAAGgtcaagaaaaataatgttaaagTATCTAATTGTTATGCCAAAAGGCTGTTCATTTCTAGCCATTTAATGCCTGGACACTTAGAAGGTTTGCATACAGGAAAGAAACAGCTAGAAGATGCAggtcagaaattggaatttgtgAGGACATTGTTGATTGACAACTATGATAGTTATACATACAATATTTACCAAGAGTTATCCATCATTAATGGAT TGCCTCCAGTTGTGGTCCACAATGATGATTTGGGATGGAAAGAAGTTTGCCATTATTTATACGAAGAAAATGCCTTTGATAATATTGTTATATCTCCTGGACCTGGTTCTCCAGCATGCTCGGCAGATATAG GAATATGCCTTCAGCTACTGCTTGAGTGCAGGGATATCCCTATTTTGGGTGTTTGTCTTGGACACCAGGTACTTCAC GCTTTGGGATATGTGCATGGCGCTCGAGTTGTCCATGCATCTGAACCAATTCATGGACGCTTGAG TGAGATTGAGCATAATGGGTGCAGGCTGTTTCACAACATTCCTTCTGGCAAGAATTCTGGATTCAAG GTGGTTCGGTATCATTCCCTTGTTGTAGATGCTGAATCACTTCCAAATGAACTTATTCCTATTGCATGGACATCTTCTAGCGACTTACTTTCTTATCTTGAGACCCAGAAGTCTGATATTGTTCTTGAGGCTTATGAGAGTCAGAAAGGGCAAAAATCCTCCTTCGATTCTTTCTCATCAAAATTAAAGAATGGAACTTCTTGGCCGTCCAGGCATACTGAACGCATGGGAAACAGTAAAGTCCTCATGGGTATCATGCACTCTACCAGGCCTCATTATGGTTTGCAG TTTCATCCTGAGAGCATTGGGACCAGTTTTGGAAGGCAAATATTCAAGAACTTCAGAGAGATGACCCAGGATTATTGGCTGAGGTCAAGATCATCAGTTGTTAGTGAGAGAAAG GCACGTCATGCAGGTCTACCATTCAGAGGGATTCCCAAACGTAAGCAATTAGTAAATGATGTAGATGCCAGAAAGTCTTTTGGCATGTTGAATTTGCTAAATCTTTCAGTTCCAAGCAGTGGTTTTACATTTCTGAAATTGAAATGGAGGAAATTCAATCACTTGGCTAGTGAAGTTGGTGGAGCGAGAAATATATTTTGCAAACTCTTTGGAGATCACAAGGCTGAAAACACCTTTTGGCTGGACAGTTCCTCCACAGAAAAG AGGGCACGCTTTTCATTCATGGGAGGTAAAGGTGGATCTCTCTGGAAGCAGGTTACGTTTAAGTTGTCACACGAAAG AAGGGGAGGTAACCTGTTGATTGAAGATGGTCAAGGCTGTATCAGAAGCATATTTTTGGAAGATGGTTTCTTAGATTTTTTGAACAAG GAGCTCTTATCATTACGTTACGAGGAAAAGGACTATGAAGGACTACCATTCGACTTTCATGGTGGATATGTTGGGTACATTGG GTACAACCTTAAAGTCGAATGTGGCATGGCATCGAACCATCACAAATCAAGCACACCAGATGCTTGCTTCTTCTTTGCAGATAATCTTATAGTCATTGATCATCATTATGATGATGTATATATTATGTCCTTACATGAAGGACAGACTGCTACAACACAGTGGTTGGATGATACTGAGCAAAAACTTCTAGGTTTAAAAGCTTCTGCTGCAAAAAAATTCAAGGTGGAGAGTCCACAGCCTGTGACGCATTCCCCATCTAAAGCAGGTTTTTTTGCTGAGAAATCTAGAGAACAGTATATGAAAGATGTTGAGAAGTGTCTTAAGTTAATTAAAGATGGAGAAAGTTATGAATTGTGTCTTACAACtcaaataagaaagagaatTGGGCAAATAGATTACTTGGGACTTTATCTTAACCTTAGAGAAAAAAATCCAGCACCATATGCAGCCTGGCTTAATTTTTCGAAGGAAAACCTGTGCATCTGCTGTTCTTCACCAGAGAGGTTTCTACAGCTGGATGGAAATGGTATTTTAGAAGCAAAGCCCATCAAGGGTACTATTGCTCGTGGTTTGACGAAAGAGGAAGATGAACACCTCAAATTGCAACTACAATACAG TGAAAAAGATCAGGCTGAAAATCTGATGATCGTTGATCTTCTAAGAAATGACCTTGGTCGTGTCTGTGAACCTGGATCTATTCATGTTCCTTGTCTTATGGATGTGGAATCATATGCAACTGTTCATACCATGGTGAGTACCATTCGAGGAAAAAAGCAATCCAAGATGAGCCCAGTCGATTGTGTCAGAGCAGCCTTCCCAGGTGGATCAATGACAGGTGCCCCGAAGTTAAGATCAATGGAACTTCTTGATTCTATTGAAAATAGTTCTAGAGGTATCTACTCTGGCTCCATTGGGTTTTTCTCATACAACCAGACATTTGATCTCAACATTGTGATAAGAACGATTGTCATACATGAGGGTGAAGCTTCGGTAGGTGGAGGAGGGGCTATTGTTGCTTTGTCGAATCCTGAGAGTGAGTATGAAGAAATGATTCTTAAAACACGTGCCCCAGTAAATACTGTTCttgaatttcaaaaagaatCAGTATCAAATCAAGTAAAATAG